A stretch of Arachis hypogaea cultivar Tifrunner chromosome 15, arahy.Tifrunner.gnm2.J5K5, whole genome shotgun sequence DNA encodes these proteins:
- the LOC112749522 gene encoding uncharacterized protein, giving the protein MAADEEFDMSYLKSQLSQSHETWKQESERSQSQVDALQAKLMEVKAYMQGSEEDANKVLEVLWRRVKTASTLLTYLKAKARLMAVPDLAHASCGIKELEGVGLVDKNGIPFSGWSRNVDLSPFEDAGEESWIGISHERGSLDEQDGAYLGEVLKSVQMVADVMEALVKRVILAESETAVEKEKVSVSQEEIKQKSAQLENMSMKLKEMERFALNTSNILNDVRQRVVGLVEETTRQRQLAAENEEELCRVRREFESLKSYVSSLLTVRETLLSSEKQFQTIEKLFERLVAKTTQLEGEKMQKEAEVQKLMEENVRLSTLLDKKEAQLLALNEQCKVMALSASSDM; this is encoded by the exons ATGGCAGCAGATGAAGAATTTGACATGTCATATTTGAAGTCTCAGCTGAGTCAATCACATGAAACATGGAAGCAAGAGAGTGAAAGAAGCCAATCCCAAGTGGATGCATTGCAAGCAAAGCTTATGGAAGTGAAGGCTTACATGCAAGGTTCAGAGGAAGATGCTAATAAAGTGTTAGAGGTTCTTTGGCGTAGGGTCAAGACCGCTTCTACATTGTTGACTTACTTAAAAGCGAAAGCAAGACTCATGGCTGTTCCTGATCTAGCCCATGCATCTTGTGGCATAAAAGAATTAGAGGGGGTAGGCCTTGTAGACAAGAATGGGATACCATTTTCAGGTTGGTCTAGGAATGTAGATCTTTCTCCATTTGAGGATGCGGGCGAAGAATCTTGGATAGGAATTAGCCATGAGCGAGGTTCGTTAGATGAACAAGATGGAGCTTATTTAGGTGAGGTACTCAAGTCTGTACAGATGGTTGCAGATGTGATGGAAGCCCTTGTCAAAAGGGTTATATTGGCAGAATCAGAAACTGCAGTTGAGAAGGAAAAAGTAAGCGTAAGTCAGGAAGAGATTAAACAGAAGTCTGCCCAGTTAGAAAATATGTCCATGAAGTTAAAAGAGATGGAGCGTTTTGCTTTGAATACAAGTAATATTCTAAATGACGTGCGACAGAGAGTTGTGggtttggtggaagaaacaacCAGGCAGAGGCAGCTAGCTGCTGAAAATGAAGAGGAGCTTTGTAGAGTGAGACGGGAATTTGAGTCTCTGAAATCCTATGTTAGCAGCCTACTCACTGTAAGAGAAACATTACTTTCCTCAGAGAAGCAATTTCAAACTATTGAGAAGCTTTTTGAGAG GCTAGTTGCGAAGACAACTCAGTTGGAGGGTGAGAAAATGCAGAAAGAGGCAGAAGTTCAAAAGCTTATGGAAGAGAATGTGAGGTTGAGCACTTTGCTTGACAAGAAAGAGGCTCAACTTCTGGCACTGAATGAACAATGCAAGGTAATGGCTTTGAGCGCGTCGTCGGACATGTGA